One window from the genome of Salvia miltiorrhiza cultivar Shanhuang (shh) chromosome 7, IMPLAD_Smil_shh, whole genome shotgun sequence encodes:
- the LOC130994436 gene encoding uncharacterized protein LOC130994436 — protein sequence MDHPETSQTKEKNEAFHSQKKDQEGFTSHFLIPQKEVVDKLVKKLKDKTMDVQTFQGFSGGRMNQVIQSLSPFKRKHHVYFGTTSRELTLPIEITNNQVEIQLVPAEDVRRDLRKMKPEVAKTMKLIHIGAIQLVIKSGLKPGTDTPIDVAFCEKRVTDTKDSVLGAFSGNLYTKKIIAELYPQIAYNLQDSSFSRALTLY from the coding sequence ATGGATcatccggagacgagtcagactaaggAGAAGAACGAAGCCTTCCACTCTCAAAAGaaagatcaagaaggatttaCTAGCCATTTCTTGATTCCCCAAAAGGAGGTGGTAGATAAGCTTGTGAAAAAGCTTAAAGACAAAACCATGGATGTACAGACATTCCAAGGGTTTTCAGGCGGAAGAATGAATCAAGTCATACAaagcttgagtccattcaaaaggaagcatcatgtctatttcggCACTACAAGTCGAGAATTGACGCTTCCAATAGAGATAACAAACAACCAGGTGGAGATCCAATTAGTCCCAGCCGAAGATGTGCGGAGGGATCTCAgaaaaatgaagccagaagtcgctaaAACGATGAAAttgattcatattggagcaatccaATTGGTGATCAAGTCTGGACTCAAACCAGGGACGGATACTCCAATTGATGTTGCCTTCTGTGAGAAAAGGGTCACAGACACAAAAGATTCAGTATTGGGAGCCTTTTCAGGCAATCTGTACACTAAGAAGATTATAGCCGAATTAtatccacagatcgcttataatcttcaagattcatccttcagtcgaGCCCTGACACTCTACTAG